In Lodderomyces elongisporus chromosome 1, complete sequence, the DNA window GAGCAACATATCGTCCACTCTCCAAGACTTACAAAGCCACAGCTACCACATTACTCAATTTCCATAGAACAATGTCAACAGAATATTTAGTCACTGTCTTTGATTTGCCCACCGCTGATCGTTCTAAAGTCCGTGCTCAGCATGTGAAAGATATTCCAGCCAATGTCCCCAACCCAGTCCGCTCAGCTGGTGCTATATATACGGATGAATCCAAGACCAAATTTGCTGGAAGTACATTCCATTTAGTTGCTGATAATAAGGATGAAATTATTGAGTttttaaagaaagacaTCTACTTTAAAGAAGGTGTGTGGGATATTAACAATGTGCAAATTTATCCTCTCGGGGTTGCTGTTagattgccaaaaaaaatggatgGTGTTGATGAACTGCACTACAAAATATAGTATAGAAcacaaaataaatagaatTACACCGATTGATAGGAAGCAAGTACTTTAGTATACtttattatattttatttagcTTTACTTGATCCAAAAATTTGGCTTCTGCGAATCAAACTTAATCAACTGTATaaatcatcttcttcttcgacGCTGCCAAAAGCGGCACCAGAGCCAGAAttagcaccaccaccactagcACCAGAACCATCAGCACTACTGCCACCTTCATTGAATCTAAAGTTGGCAAATTGACCTCTAGATGCCAGCAATTGCTGAGCATATGCTTCGTAACGACGCAATTCAGCATCAGAAACAGATCTCTTTGCAGTCTTCATTGCTTCTTCGAAATGAGCTCTGGTGATGTAAGGAACTGGATCTTCCTCTTCCACAGCTTCGGTTTCAGCATCTTCAACCTTCATGTCGACGTCTTCACCCTTGGCTTCAGCAGCCTTGGCCTCTTTAGCAGCTTTGGCTTTGTCGATTCGAACTTGTGCTTCAATAGAGTCCTTAATAGCAAACTTTGCCGATCTTTGTACAATATATGACAAATCTGCACCTGAGAAACCGTGGGTGATCTTGGCAATTTCTTGCAAGTCCAAGCCAGGTTCTAATGGAGTATTTCTCAATTGTGCTTGCAAGATTGACAATCTTGCTGGTTCGTCAGGCAAAGGAACGTAGATCAATTGGTCCAATCTTCCTGGTCTCAACAAAGCAGGATCGATTTGGTCTGGTCTATTAGTAGCACCAATAACGAAAACATTCTTCTTTGCATTCATACCATCCATCTCGGTCAATAATTGATTAACAACCCTATCGGaagcaccaccagcatCACCATTAGAACCACCTCTTGCCTTGGCGATGGAGTCCAACTCATCTAAAAACACAACTGTGGGAGCAGCAGCTCTAGCCTTGTCAAAAATATCACGAATATTAGACTCAGATTCACCATACCACATACTTAACAACTCAGGACCTTTAACACTAATGAAATTGGCAGAAACTTCGGTGGCAACAGCTTTTGCCAACAAGGTCTTACCAGTACCTGGTGGACCAAAGAATAAGACACCCTTGGTTGGAGCCAAACCAAACTTTTGGTATTGGTCTGGGTGCAAGACGGGGTACTCAACAGTTTCTTTCAACTCGTTCTTGATGTTGTCCAAACCACCAATATCGTCCCAAGTAACGTTTACATTTTCAACAACGGTTTCACGCAAAGCAGATGGATTGGAGTTACCAAGGGCAAATCTGAAATTCTCTTGAGAAACGCTTAACGAATTCAAGACCTCAGTGTCAATAGTCTCCTCCTCCAAGTCGATAAGATCCATCTTTTCACGAATTTGTTGCATAGCAGCCTCAGAACACAATGAAGCAACATCGGCACCAACAAAACCATGCGTCTCTGAAGCAATAGCTTCCAAATCAACGTCATCGGCCAATTTCATATTCTTTGTGTGAATTCTCAA includes these proteins:
- the CDC48 gene encoding AAA ATPase cdc48; amino-acid sequence: MAGEEDKKQHYDASGASAVDDKTATAILRRKKKDNALVVDDATNDDNSVITMSSNTMELLQLFRGDTVLVKGKKRKDTVLIVLADDDMEDGIARVNRCVRNNLRIRLGDIVTIHPCPDIKYANRISVLPIADTVEGITGSLFDLYLKPYFVEAYRPVRKGDYFTVRGGMRQVEFKVVEVDPEEIAIVAQDTIIHCEGEPINREDEENNLNEVGYDDIGGCKKQMAQIRELVELPLRHPQLFKSIGIKPPKGILMYGPPGTGKTIMARAVANETGAFFFLINGPEIMSKMAGESESNLRKAFEEAEKNSPSIIFIDEIDSIAPKRDKTNGEVERRVVSQLLTLMDGMKARSNVVVIAATNRPNSIDPALRRFGRFDREVDIGVPDAEGRLEILRIHTKNMKLADDVDLEAIASETHGFVGADVASLCSEAAMQQIREKMDLIDLEEETIDTEVLNSLSVSQENFRFALGNSNPSALRETVVENVNVTWDDIGGLDNIKNELKETVEYPVLHPDQYQKFGLAPTKGVLFFGPPGTGKTLLAKAVATEVSANFISVKGPELLSMWYGESESNIRDIFDKARAAAPTVVFLDELDSIAKARGGSNGDAGGASDRVVNQLLTEMDGMNAKKNVFVIGATNRPDQIDPALLRPGRLDQLIYVPLPDEPARLSILQAQLRNTPLEPGLDLQEIAKITHGFSGADLSYIVQRSAKFAIKDSIEAQVRIDKAKAAKEAKAAEAKGEDVDMKVEDAETEAVEEEDPVPYITRAHFEEAMKTAKRSVSDAELRRYEAYAQQLSASRGQFANFRFNEGGSSADGSGASGGGANSGSGAAFGSVEEEDDLYS